Below is a window of Desulfovibrio desulfuricans DNA.
AAAGAGCCACGTTTTTGCCCAGTGATTCCGTGCCCCATATGAGGTCGTCGGCATCGGCAAAACCAATGATGTTTCCTTTGGCGGCCCGCATGCCCTCTAATCTGGCCCGCATAGTGTAAATGGGGGCAGTATGCGGCAGAAGGGTTATATTGAGTCCCTTCGTTCTATAGGCTTCGACCAGTGGCAGGCACGGCTCGTCCGAGCAGTCATCGACCAGCACTACCTCAATATCCTTGAAGTCCTGAGCCAGGACACTGTCCAGAAGATGGGGCAGGCATTGCAGATGATTGTGGTGCGGTACGATGAGCGAGAGTTCCGGCATGGTCAGTCTATCCTCATTGCCGGGTTGCCCGCCATGCGCCAACCATCGCGGCAACCTTTATAAATGTACGCGCCTGGCGCGATAATATTGCTGTTGCCGATGTTTGCCCCTGGCAGCACAACGGAGCGCACCCCAAAGGCGTTTCCATCGCCAATATGCGTATCGCCCAAAATCAGGGCGTAGGGTCCAAAAAAGTTGCCATCGCCAATGACAGCGTCATGCCCGACAACAACCGCGCCATTGAAATAATTGGCATTGCCAATGATTGCATCGCACGAAAAATGGCAGTTGGCAGTGACAATCATTGCTTCACCCACATGAGCGCTTTCGCCCACGTAGGATGACGGGTGCACGAGGTTGCAAAAGCTCGCGCCACGCGCCTTCCACTTGGCGTAGGCCTTGAGGCGCAGCTCCGGTGAAGCGATGCCGATGACAAATACATCATCCTGTTCAGGAACGAAGGCATCGTCCACGCCTATTTCCATTTCTGCAAGGTTGCGCAACTTTT
It encodes the following:
- a CDS encoding transferase — protein: MDKNLVIIGNSSAARECYWMAQEIWGDRLRFKGFLSFEGYPQKLRNLAEMEIGVDDAFVPEQDDVFVIGIASPELRLKAYAKWKARGASFCNLVHPSSYVGESAHVGEAMIVTANCHFSCDAIIGNANYFNGAVVVGHDAVIGDGNFFGPYALILGDTHIGDGNAFGVRSVVLPGANIGNSNIIAPGAYIYKGCRDGWRMAGNPAMRID